Proteins from a genomic interval of Plasmodium reichenowi strain SY57 chromosome 13, whole genome shotgun sequence:
- a CDS encoding zinc finger protein, putative translates to MIDPVKRDLTNLFLEKREMAKEEIDPRKDWLKRILLNNNTNDLRMFLKASELKTKEGDYCMTCKSNVKQLLYLHTKKNYCHLCEEIFCSYCVKSIDFMKDEKEKYIKIRLCRNCFIYINELKYIMNPNLSVDRKAIDLQNSFNDISNCYTNLCSNVPQLNGLVLLCENNKEFLDSFKSEIKQLEEKIQHDVDFLNIMKKKNNFLSDNTLILNKMGKNLLLYLKIIRNKIIPSSIEVLNKTKQLLYKK, encoded by the coding sequence ATGATTGATCCGGTTAAAAGAGATTTAACAAATCTTTTTTTAGAAAAGCGGGAGATGGcaaaagaagaaatagACCCACGAAAAGATTGGTTAAAGAGAATATTGTTGAATAATAACACGAACGATTTAAGGATGTTTTTAAAGGCTAGCGaattaaaaacaaaagaagGTGATTATTGTATGACATGCAAAAGTAACGTAAAACAGTTATTATATCTTCAtacaaaaaagaattattgTCATTTATGTGAAGAAATCTTTTGTTCTTATTGTGTAAAAAGTATTGATTTTATGAAAGATGAAAAagagaaatatataaaaataagattATGTAGaaattgttttatatatataaatgaactaaaatatataatgaatcCAAATTTATCTGTAGATAGAAAAGCTATAGATTTACAAAATTCATTCAATGATATATCAAATTGTTATACAAACTTATGTAGTAACGTACCTCAATTAAATGGATTAGTATTATTATGcgaaaataataaagaatttttAGATAGCTTTAAAAGTGAAATTAAACAATTGGAAGAAAAGATTCAGCATGATGttgattttttaaatattatgaaaaaaaaaaataattttttatcaGACAATACATTAATACTTAATAAAATGGGAAAAaacttattattatatttgaaaattataagaaataaaattattccATCATCTATTGAGGTTCTAAATAAAACAAAGCAATTgttatataagaaatag
- a CDS encoding hypothetical protein (conserved Plasmodium protein, unknown function), translating to MFHSNNMNEYINCYIKDLNFDGLGNYLLENLNHIEEIGTCICSHNLTIIINILEKCGKKIRNENLLDQLLNEITSEEHVDSVFLYIKNYVYFLYKIIYYFDKIQNIENNKKLCENFLTFSIYLIIYYEQNEFIEQLLLSLIYNLENKKKKNGYNKYILFQLEKNFYDLYCFIHLPDFIFINSFLIYSFASISNNPNDRTKNNFNNIITNLQKINIFFEKIHSNVYNENTNGDLIDDVNISSLKINKDKNNYDMKYIKKTKIIHDTISNHNIKLIYNEKNYFSLLYKYINLSFDTDTYSIDEKDYEGNYDVTNINVNNFLLLLKILSPSFFIWTATNTTFKQDEKNNTITQNSNNTQITKQNYKYKHMYIINNTENINYLKETSDSFFFFFWYLLSLNQTSTKWNESINTLMDHIINNFFFFFFQSCHQFVHGENERKNLSYDPFINKNNLQTYLCKGNQNESIENPQNKEKKKFMHTSIHYNNTFCEITSELLFRNKNKILLNLQNLIIWGYISPDDTDEMNFFNIANIFIFNSNNCHLFKRHEYVHQYIHKLFSNEKHVFLFYNYTLFKKTYEYKTLNFKYMDNFSNYISTFILNIIFSLTKYYLTSSFFCCGQVKIMNSTIKEKNSEQAITLAKINKQEIKEKKKEQNKINNNNDINNISKKDTNLLKKGEYKNIEINHLSNLLPKENNLNQLSSNIINLYFHFNNYTYDERIEHLFNELLFICFKFINYPLKHVQLCCLGTILEIITKINIYNHMEYIDKKSDTFLTFLYDESFDKNDIIKCYMHIKCKLTKHINIKLVKSIEHIIQIFNLKLCNKTLCSIICKHVLISFYYHPSLLPIILYKYIQIIMYLMESNNINIILNSLKCLHILYKINPQEIKTFNHDIIYRLHLLFNVFNQNDKNIQNHVSFNSIKQFEYSKDNNYISSNNITSYLKKFYFNNIQIEKRREEMLLHIKLILYSIYVITPPDEYLSSLKIFEYYPKEYEVYSKNFEIFSRF from the coding sequence atgTTTCATTCCaacaatatgaatgaatatattaattgttatataaagGACTTAAATTTTGATGGGTTAGGAAATTATCTTCTCGAAAATCTGAATCATATTGAAGAAATAGGTACTTGTATATGTTCTCATAATCTTAccattattataaacatattagAAAAATGTGGAAAGAAAATTAGAAACGAAAATCTTTTAGATCAATTACTTAACGAAATTACAAGTGAAGAACATGTTGATAgtgtttttttatatattaaaaattatgtttactttttatataaaataatatattattttgataaaattcaaaatataGAGAACAATAAAAAGTTGTGTGAAAACTTTCTAACATTCTCAATATACctaattatttattatgaacaaaatgaatTTATAGAACAATTACTCTTAAgcttaatatataatttggaaaacaaaaaaaaaaaaaatggttataataaatatatattatttcaacttgaaaaaaatttctatgatttatattgttttattcatttacctgattttattttcataaattcatttttaatatattcatttgCTTCAATAAGTAATAATCCAAATGAtagaacaaaaaataattttaataatattataacaaaCTTACAAAAGattaatatcttttttgaaaaaatacaCTCAAACgtatataatgaaaatacTAATGGTGATTTAATTGATGATGTAAATATCTCATCactaaaaataaataaagataaaaataattatgatatgaaatatataaaaaaaacaaaaataatacatgATACTATTTctaatcataatataaagcttatatataatgaaaaaaattatttttctcttttgtataaatatataaatttatcaTTTGATACAGACACATATTCAATCGATGAAAAAGATTATGAAGGAAACTATGATGttacaaatattaatgtaaataatttcCTCTTACTACTTAAAATTCTATCACCATCTTTTTTCATATGGACTGCAACTAATACAACATTCAAAcaagatgaaaaaaataatacgATAACTCAAAACTCTAATAACACACAAATCACAAAACaaaattacaaatataaacatatgtatattataaacaatacagaaaatataaattatttgaaaGAAACTAGTGActctttctttttttttttttggtatCTTCTTTCCTTAAATCAAACAAGCACAAAATGGAATGAATCTATTAACACACTTATGgatcatattataaataatttttttttttttttttttcaaagCTGTCATCAATTTGTTCATGGTGAAAACGAAAGAAAAAACTTATCATATGATCCTTTCatcaataaaaataatttacaaacatatttatgtaaGGGAAATCAAAATGAATCAATAGAAAATCCacaaaataaagaaaaaaaaaaatttatgcATACATCaatacattataataataccTTTTGTGAAATAACCTCCGAACTCCTATTTcgaaataaaaacaaaatattattaaatttacaaaatttaattatttgGGGATATATTTCGCCAGATGATACAGATGAAATGAATTTTTTCAACATAgcaaatatatttatatttaatagtaataattgTCATCTTTTCAAAAGACATGAATATGTACatcaatatatacataaattatTCTCAAATGAAAAGCAtgttttccttttttataattacacactttttaaaaaaacatatgaatataaaacgttaaattttaaatatatggaTAACTTCTCAAATTATATATCCACTTTTATTCTCAACATTATTTTTAGCCTGACCAAATATTATCTCACGTCTAGCTTTTTTTGTTGTGGTCaggtaaaaataatgaattcaactataaaagaaaaaaattctgAACAAGCAATAACACTAGCCAAAATAAACAAAcaagaaataaaagaaaaaaaaaaagagcaaaataaaataaataacaacaatgatattaataatattagtaAAAAGGATACTAATTTACTGAAAAAAGGAGAATACAAAAATATCGaaataaatcatttatCCAATTTATTAccaaaagaaaataatttaaatcaacttagtagtaatataataaatttatattttcattttaataattataccTATGATGAAAGAATAGaacatttatttaatgaattacttttcatatgttttaaatttattaattatcCATTAAAACATGTACAGCTATGTTGTTTAGGTACAATTCTGGAAATAATAACGAAgattaatatttataatcatatggaatatattgataaaaaATCGGATACATTCcttacatttttatatgatgaatcatttgataaaaatgacataattaaatgttatatgcacataaaatgtaaattgacaaaacatataaatatcaaATTAGTTAAATCCATAGaacatataatacaaatttttaatttaaaattatgtaataaaaCATTATGTTCAATTATTTGTAAACATGTTTTAATATccttttattatcatcctTCACTACTACctataattttatataagtatattcaaattattatgtatttaatggaaagtaataatattaatataattttaaattccttaaaatgtttacatattttatataaaattaatcctcaggaaataaaaacattcaaccatgatataatatatagattACATTTACTATTCAACGTATTTAATCAAAATGACAAAAATATCCAAAATCATGTATCATTTAATTCTATAAAGCAATTTGAATATTCCAAGGACAATAATTACATATCATCTAACAATATAAcatcatatttaaaaaaattttatttcaataatatacaaatagAAAAGCGAAGAGAAGAAATGCTGTTACATATAAAacttatattatattccaTATATGTTATTACTCCTCCGGatgaatatttatcatcactaaaaatatttgaatattATCCGAAAGAATATGAAGTGtattcaaaaaattttgaaattttttcgaggttttaa
- a CDS encoding hypothetical protein (conserved Plasmodium protein, unknown function), protein MKIQYMIIIYFIILSCDNFLNVNAIRKKSLRNNINKAYNHHENIQGNTLSNFEIMKEKNNISNIQLNSSKFFDILASTSLMRNSGGAMSQGPVYRVVQNIHDNNENIGASLVFVIFLLLVVFILFFIFYFIFKNHVKHVKFMNS, encoded by the exons atgaaaatacaatacatgataataatatattttatcattttgaGCTGCGACAATTTCTTAAATGTAAATGCTATACGAAAAAAGAGTTTAAGGaacaatattaataaag CATACAATCACCATGAAAACATACAAGGGAATACTTTATCGAACTTTGAAATTATGAAggaaaagaataatatatcaaacATACAATTAAACTCTTCTAaattttttgatattttaGCCTCAACCAGCTTAATGAGAAATTCTGGTGGTGCAATGTCACAAGGTCCGGTTTACAGAGTAGTTCAGAATATtcatgataataatgaaaatattgGAGCAAGTCTAGTTTTTGTcatattcttattattagtcgtatttatcttattttttattttttatttcattttcaaAAATCATGTAAAACACGTGAAATTTATGAACAGTTaa